A region of Vicia villosa cultivar HV-30 ecotype Madison, WI unplaced genomic scaffold, Vvil1.0 ctg.006404F_1_1, whole genome shotgun sequence DNA encodes the following proteins:
- the LOC131642994 gene encoding uncharacterized protein LOC131642994 — translation MRRIGEVAYQLALPPSLSGLHDVFHVSQLRKFVPDSFHPILPDTIEVEPDLSFQPQPCRILEYASKSLRNKEIPLVKVLWEESRPDEATWELESEMRELYPHLF, via the coding sequence ATGAGGCGGATAGGTGAAGTCGCATACCAGTTAGCGTTGCCTCCTTCACTATCCGGGTTGCATGACgttttccatgtgtctcagttacgGAAGTTTGTGCCGGATTCATTTCATCCTATCCTGCCAGATACGAttgaagtagaaccagatctttccTTCCAACCGCAACCTTGTCGTATCTTGGAGTATGCTAGCAAGTCGTTGAGAAACAAAGAGATACCTCTTGTGAAGGTGTTGTGGGAGGAGTCGCGTCCTGATGAAGCCACTTGGGAGCTCGAATCAGAGATGCGGGAGTTGTATCCTCACctgttctg